A window of Desulfobacterales bacterium contains these coding sequences:
- a CDS encoding DNA internalization-related competence protein ComEC/Rec2 produces the protein MARFIKNPSRLFERRYYFRPLIPLLFALMAGISAAHTLPGFNKPALFLCITAGTFIFGLVFLDRPARLSPLIFFCALGYLSLVPWQVVPDQPNHLCQYSRDAEKSWEITGRIATDPIRQSYRVKFLLSDLKISKPNHPETQKCVRGNLRMKVYGPEQELRRHDHIRFQSRIRPFHNFNNPGGFDYKSFMAYQNVWASAYASGNRLEVEQTGPVNPAVALLDRMRQAVGQLIKSAVAGDKQAVLSALVLGQREALSPALKTAFNRAGASHVLAISGLHIGIVAAFAFFVFKRALRLWPAILYRGWSRKFAAVLAVLPVLIYGLLAGMSPSTQRAVIMVSVFLFSFLIEREHDLPNTLAIAAMVILILYPPALFSISFQLSFMAVLTIIIGISGTRHWRAGFQNHRLMAPVLSFMMVSLFAILGTTPLTMHYFNQAAFFGLFTNLLIIPIIGFFVVPLSLFSVLVLFPLYAPLAAWGLKAAGVGIELGLAVIYPIGEWPFSAAKTITPSVLELTCVYILLFSFLYLLGRAERPLLSRAALKQPAVFIIAAASIVLAADIAFWCHDRFWKNEFIATIVDVGQGSAALLELPAGYRMLVDGGGFTSNAVFDVGKNVLAPLLWDRKIRTIDTVVLSHPDADHLNGLIYILNHFHVDRVISTHQKADSQGYKAFLEAIRKHKIKHLRLDQISRRFHINGVTFDILHPPPADSSGSIQTDAKNNHSIVLKAAYNGQALLLTGDIMKTAEKRLVAAAAEKLHASVLLAPHHGSKTSSTKDFLEAVSPRAAVISAGPQNRFDLPAPGVIKRYKKRGCQIFQTNQNGAVEVVFGADHMDLIPVRGETLRLFAGDQN, from the coding sequence ATGGCAAGGTTTATAAAAAACCCTTCCCGCTTATTTGAGCGCAGATATTATTTCCGGCCGTTAATCCCACTGCTTTTTGCCTTGATGGCCGGCATTTCCGCCGCCCACACCCTGCCCGGCTTTAACAAGCCCGCCCTTTTCCTATGCATCACCGCGGGCACTTTTATCTTTGGGCTGGTGTTTCTTGACCGGCCCGCCAGATTGTCACCACTTATTTTCTTTTGTGCCCTGGGCTATCTCAGCCTTGTCCCCTGGCAAGTTGTCCCGGACCAACCAAATCACTTATGCCAGTATAGCCGGGATGCGGAAAAATCATGGGAAATCACCGGCAGAATCGCCACTGACCCTATCCGGCAGAGCTATCGGGTAAAATTTTTATTATCCGATCTGAAAATTTCCAAGCCGAATCATCCGGAGACGCAAAAATGTGTGCGGGGCAATCTGCGGATGAAGGTGTACGGGCCAGAGCAAGAACTTCGCCGCCATGATCATATCCGATTTCAAAGCCGCATCCGGCCGTTTCATAATTTTAACAACCCCGGCGGCTTTGATTACAAATCATTTATGGCGTATCAAAATGTATGGGCCAGCGCCTATGCCTCGGGCAACCGGCTTGAGGTTGAGCAGACAGGCCCCGTAAACCCGGCTGTCGCCCTACTCGACCGGATGCGTCAGGCGGTCGGCCAATTGATTAAATCCGCCGTGGCAGGCGACAAGCAGGCGGTTTTATCCGCCCTGGTCCTTGGCCAGCGGGAGGCGCTTTCCCCGGCGCTTAAAACTGCCTTCAACCGGGCGGGCGCAAGCCATGTGCTGGCCATTTCCGGCCTTCATATCGGCATTGTTGCGGCGTTTGCCTTTTTCGTCTTCAAGCGGGCGCTGAGGCTTTGGCCGGCGATCCTGTATCGGGGCTGGAGCCGGAAATTCGCAGCAGTGCTTGCCGTGCTCCCGGTGTTAATCTATGGTCTGCTGGCAGGGATGTCCCCCTCTACCCAGCGGGCGGTGATCATGGTGAGTGTCTTTCTTTTCTCCTTTCTGATCGAACGCGAGCATGATCTCCCCAATACCCTGGCCATCGCGGCCATGGTCATCCTGATCCTTTATCCGCCGGCCCTGTTTTCCATATCCTTCCAACTCTCCTTTATGGCGGTGCTTACTATTATCATCGGCATCTCCGGCACACGGCACTGGCGGGCCGGATTTCAAAACCATCGACTCATGGCACCAGTGTTGTCTTTTATGATGGTCTCTTTGTTTGCCATCCTGGGCACCACCCCGCTGACCATGCATTACTTTAATCAGGCGGCGTTTTTCGGCCTTTTTACAAATCTTTTAATTATCCCGATTATCGGCTTTTTTGTGGTCCCGCTCTCGCTTTTTTCAGTTCTGGTGCTGTTTCCGCTGTATGCGCCCCTGGCGGCATGGGGGCTTAAAGCCGCCGGCGTTGGTATTGAGCTAGGCCTGGCGGTTATCTATCCCATCGGCGAATGGCCGTTTAGTGCGGCCAAAACCATCACCCCCTCTGTGCTTGAGCTGACCTGCGTCTATATCCTGCTGTTTAGTTTTCTATACCTGCTGGGACGGGCCGAAAGGCCGCTTTTAAGCCGGGCAGCCCTGAAGCAGCCGGCGGTCTTTATCATAGCGGCCGCATCTATCGTGCTTGCCGCAGACATCGCCTTTTGGTGCCATGACCGGTTCTGGAAAAATGAATTTATCGCAACAATCGTGGATGTAGGCCAGGGCAGCGCCGCCCTGCTGGAGCTGCCGGCAGGCTATCGGATGCTTGTGGATGGCGGCGGATTTACAAGCAATGCTGTGTTCGATGTGGGCAAAAACGTGCTCGCCCCGCTGCTATGGGACAGAAAAATCAGAACCATCGATACCGTGGTGTTGTCCCACCCGGATGCGGACCATTTGAATGGGCTCATCTATATTCTAAACCATTTCCATGTCGACCGGGTTATTTCCACGCATCAAAAAGCGGATAGTCAGGGGTATAAAGCCTTCCTTGAAGCCATCAGAAAACACAAAATAAAACATCTGCGGCTTGACCAAATTTCCCGGCGATTCCATATCAACGGGGTCACATTTGATATCCTCCACCCCCCGCCCGCCGATTCCAGCGGCTCTATCCAAACCGATGCCAAAAATAACCACTCCATTGTATTAAAAGCCGCCTATAACGGGCAGGCCCTGCTTCTGACCGGCGATATTATGAAAACCGCGGAAAAAAGGCTTGTCGCCGCTGCTGCTGAAAAGCTTCACGCATCAGTGCTGCTTGCCCCGCATCATGGAAGCAAGACATCAAGCACAAAGGACTTCCTGGAGGCAGTCAGCCCAAGGGCCGCGGTTATATCCGCCGGGCCGCAAAACCGGTTTGATCTGCCGGCGCCGGGCGTGATCAAGCGATACAAAAAAAGAGGGTGCCAAATTTTTCAAACCAATCAGAACGGGGCGGTAGAAGTGGTGTTCGGTGCGGATCATATGGACCTGATACCCGTCCGGGGCGAGACGCTGCGGCTCTTTGCCGGGGATCAGAACTGA
- the rpsH gene encoding 30S ribosomal protein S8: MTMSDPIADMLTRIRNGGRAKHPSVDMPGSNLKTALAKVLKDEGFIRNYKFIKDNKQGIVRVYLKYDKNNQHVIYGLQRMSKSSRRVYVNSKEIKPVLKGLGISILSTSRGVMTDRQARSEKIGGEVLCNIW, translated from the coding sequence ATGACAATGAGTGATCCTATCGCGGATATGCTTACCCGGATCCGCAACGGCGGCCGCGCCAAACATCCCAGCGTGGATATGCCGGGGTCGAATTTAAAAACGGCGCTGGCCAAGGTGTTAAAGGACGAAGGGTTTATCCGGAACTATAAGTTCATCAAGGATAACAAGCAGGGCATTGTCCGGGTATATTTGAAGTACGACAAAAACAATCAGCATGTTATTTACGGACTTCAACGGATGAGTAAGTCAAGCAGGCGGGTCTATGTGAACAGCAAGGAAATCAAGCCGGTTTTAAAGGGGCTCGGCATCTCTATTCTGTCTACTTCCAGGGGCGTAATGACAGACCGGCAGGCCAGAAGCGAGAAGATCGGCGGCGAGGTTCTTTGTAATATCTGGTAG
- a CDS encoding type Z 30S ribosomal protein S14: MARKALREKAAKNPKFSVRKHNRCPICGRPRGYIRKFGICRLCFRKFASEGLLPGVQKSSW, from the coding sequence TTGGCAAGAAAAGCGCTCAGAGAGAAGGCGGCCAAAAATCCCAAATTCTCAGTCCGGAAACATAACCGGTGCCCGATATGCGGGCGTCCGCGAGGCTATATCAGAAAATTCGGGATTTGTCGCCTCTGCTTTCGCAAGTTTGCTTCAGAGGGGCTGCTGCCGGGGGTTCAAAAGTCAAGCTGGTAG
- the rpsM gene encoding 30S ribosomal protein S13 gives MARIAGVDLPKRKSIFIGLTYIYGIGQSTSRDILSRLNIDENISTDDLTDSDINNIRKIIDDEFKVEGELRSEISINIKRLMDLGCYRGLRHRKSLPVHGQRTSTNARTRKGPKRSAVKKKGGAKKK, from the coding sequence TTGGCAAGAATCGCGGGAGTCGATTTACCAAAAAGAAAATCCATCTTTATCGGATTAACCTATATTTATGGCATAGGTCAGTCCACGTCGCGGGATATTTTATCTCGCCTGAATATTGATGAGAATATTTCGACCGATGATTTAACCGATTCGGATATTAATAATATACGGAAGATCATTGATGATGAGTTTAAGGTCGAGGGGGAGCTCCGTTCAGAGATCTCCATCAATATCAAACGGCTCATGGATCTGGGGTGTTATCGGGGACTGCGCCACCGCAAGTCTCTGCCGGTTCATGGACAGCGGACCTCCACCAATGCCAGGACCCGAAAAGGGCCGAAGCGATCCGCAGTTAAGAAAAAGGGCGGCGCCAAGAAAAAATAA
- a CDS encoding DNA-directed RNA polymerase subunit alpha, producing MNWREIIKPEKVQVDDQSDTYGKFVWEPLERGFGITIGNALRRIILSSIWGAAIASVKIEDVMHEFSTIPGVLEDVSEIILNLKNIRVKMDDTEEKTLEVNAAGNTVIKARDIKSPDGRVTIMNPDQHIATLSEDGKLSMGMTVKAGKGYSLAENHKDPEAPIGTLSIDAVFSPIKRVSYTIGNARVGQQTDYDKLTMEVWTDGAVVPEDAIAYAAKILKEQLTVFINFDENAVPEIRRAKDEDETPQFNENLYLDVDELELSVRSANCLRNANITKIYQLVQKTESEMLKTKNFGRKSLNEIKELLSELGLYLGMNLEGFEPPEEDKDQEE from the coding sequence ATGAACTGGCGGGAGATTATCAAACCGGAGAAGGTTCAGGTCGACGACCAGTCCGATACCTACGGCAAATTTGTATGGGAGCCGTTGGAACGTGGATTTGGGATTACCATCGGCAACGCCTTGCGCCGGATTATTCTCTCCTCGATATGGGGAGCGGCGATCGCTTCCGTCAAAATCGAAGATGTGATGCATGAATTCAGTACCATTCCCGGGGTTCTGGAGGATGTCTCCGAGATCATACTGAATTTAAAAAATATCCGTGTCAAGATGGATGATACGGAAGAAAAGACGCTTGAAGTTAATGCCGCCGGCAATACCGTGATCAAAGCCAGGGATATCAAGAGCCCGGACGGGAGAGTCACTATCATGAACCCCGATCAGCACATTGCCACCCTGTCCGAGGACGGCAAGCTCAGTATGGGCATGACGGTCAAGGCCGGAAAGGGTTATTCTCTGGCGGAAAACCATAAAGATCCGGAAGCCCCTATCGGGACGCTCTCCATTGATGCGGTGTTCTCGCCCATCAAACGGGTCAGCTATACCATCGGCAATGCCCGGGTCGGCCAGCAGACCGACTATGACAAGCTGACCATGGAGGTCTGGACCGACGGCGCGGTGGTCCCGGAAGACGCCATTGCCTATGCCGCCAAAATTTTAAAAGAGCAGCTGACGGTTTTTATCAATTTTGATGAAAATGCGGTCCCGGAAATCAGACGGGCTAAGGATGAGGATGAGACCCCGCAATTTAACGAAAACCTCTACCTGGACGTGGATGAGCTGGAGCTCTCCGTTCGGAGCGCCAACTGTCTGCGCAACGCCAATATTACCAAAATTTATCAGCTGGTCCAAAAGACCGAGTCCGAGATGCTGAAGACCAAAAATTTCGGCCGGAAATCGCTAAATGAGATCAAGGAGCTGTTAAGCGAACTCGGCCTTTACCTGGGCATGAACCTGGAAGGCTTTGAACCCCCTGAAGAGGATAAGGATCAAGAGGAATAA
- the rpsD gene encoding 30S ribosomal protein S4 — translation MSRYRDSVCRICRRENLKLYLKGDRCYSDKCSFDRRSYPPGQHGQRRGGKISDYGTQLREKQKVKRSYGLSEKQFRLAFERADQKKGVTGFNLLLMLEMRLDNVVYRLGLANSRPQARQLLRHNHFLVNGRKVNIPSYQVKVGDVIEVREKSQNVQMIIDALDAVVRRTAPPWLELDSENKKGTIRALPTREDITMPIQENLIVELYSK, via the coding sequence TTGTCAAGGTATCGAGATTCAGTCTGCCGCATATGTCGGCGGGAAAATTTAAAACTCTATTTGAAGGGCGATCGCTGCTATTCGGACAAGTGCTCATTTGATCGCCGGAGCTATCCACCGGGCCAGCACGGCCAGCGGCGGGGTGGCAAAATATCCGATTACGGCACTCAGCTAAGAGAAAAGCAGAAAGTCAAACGCAGCTACGGCCTCTCCGAGAAGCAGTTCAGGCTGGCGTTTGAGCGGGCGGATCAGAAAAAAGGGGTAACCGGCTTCAATCTGCTGCTGATGCTTGAGATGCGGCTTGATAACGTGGTCTATCGTCTTGGTCTGGCCAACTCCCGCCCCCAGGCCCGGCAGCTGCTTCGCCACAACCATTTTTTGGTAAACGGCCGGAAGGTCAATATCCCCTCCTATCAGGTCAAAGTCGGGGATGTGATTGAGGTTCGTGAGAAAAGTCAAAATGTCCAGATGATCATTGATGCGCTTGATGCGGTGGTCAGGCGGACGGCGCCCCCCTGGCTGGAACTCGATTCAGAGAATAAGAAGGGGACGATTCGTGCCTTGCCCACGCGTGAAGATATCACCATGCCGATCCAGGAAAATCTGATCGTCGAGCTTTACTCCAAATAA
- the rpsE gene encoding 30S ribosomal protein S5 — protein MLKRETEENLYIDKVVHISRVAKVHKGGRRFSFSAIVVVGDGQGSVGYALGKAHEVPEAIRKGVEKAKKNMVEVPVIDGTIPYEVTGKFGAARVLLKPAARGTGVIAGGAVRAVLEAVGIENILTKCIGTNNPHNVVKAAVQGLQSLQSRESVAAKRGLELEEI, from the coding sequence TTGCTCAAAAGGGAAACGGAAGAGAATCTATATATTGATAAAGTCGTCCATATCAGCCGGGTGGCAAAAGTCCACAAGGGCGGGCGCCGCTTCAGCTTTAGTGCTATCGTGGTGGTTGGCGACGGTCAAGGCAGCGTCGGATATGCGCTGGGCAAGGCGCATGAAGTTCCGGAGGCAATCCGCAAAGGCGTTGAAAAAGCCAAAAAGAACATGGTTGAGGTGCCGGTTATCGACGGGACCATTCCCTATGAGGTGACCGGAAAATTCGGTGCTGCCCGGGTCCTGTTAAAACCGGCTGCCCGCGGTACCGGGGTTATTGCCGGCGGGGCCGTGCGGGCGGTGCTTGAGGCGGTTGGCATTGAGAATATCCTGACCAAGTGTATCGGGACCAATAATCCGCATAACGTTGTCAAGGCCGCGGTGCAAGGATTGCAGAGCCTGCAGAGCCGGGAATCGGTTGCTGCCAAGCGCGGTTTAGAACTCGAGGAGATTTAG
- the rplO gene encoding 50S ribosomal protein L15, which translates to MRLHDLSPADGARKNRKRKGRGVGSGLGKTAGRGTKGHNARSGGGTRPGFEGGQMPLHRRLPKRGFKNIFKTPVEVVNVRDLNRFESGSVVDQNLLTEAGLISRKAKQVKVLGQGNLNVALTLHVGSASKSAREKIEAAGGKVEVN; encoded by the coding sequence ATGAGACTGCATGATTTGTCGCCCGCCGACGGGGCCAGGAAAAATCGGAAACGAAAAGGCCGCGGCGTGGGTTCCGGTCTGGGCAAGACCGCCGGCCGGGGCACCAAGGGGCACAATGCCCGTTCCGGCGGAGGGACGCGCCCGGGGTTTGAAGGCGGCCAGATGCCGCTGCACCGCCGGCTGCCGAAGCGCGGGTTTAAAAATATTTTTAAAACACCCGTGGAAGTGGTCAATGTCCGTGATCTGAATCGCTTTGAAAGTGGTTCTGTGGTGGATCAGAACCTGCTGACCGAGGCCGGGCTGATCTCCCGAAAGGCCAAGCAGGTGAAGGTTTTGGGCCAGGGAAATTTGAATGTGGCGTTGACGCTGCACGTCGGCTCAGCTAGTAAAAGCGCCAGAGAAAAAATCGAAGCCGCCGGGGGCAAAGTAGAGGTTAACTAA
- the rpmJ gene encoding 50S ribosomal protein L36, giving the protein MRVSASVKKRCRNCKVIRRRGIVWVICTNKRHKQRQG; this is encoded by the coding sequence ATGAGAGTCAGTGCATCGGTTAAAAAAAGATGTCGCAACTGCAAGGTCATCAGGCGAAGAGGCATCGTGTGGGTGATCTGCACGAATAAACGCCATAAACAGCGTCAGGGGTAA
- the secY gene encoding preprotein translocase subunit SecY, whose amino-acid sequence MAAPVTGAGVGNILKIPELKRRILITFGFLVVYRIGVHIPTPGVNADALAEFFARHQDTIFGIFDMFSGGALERMSVFALGIMPYISASIILQLLTVVIPHLEQLKKEGEQGRRQITKYTRYGTVVLAFVQGFGISVGLENMAAPGDMPVVIESGWGFRLLTAITLTAGTAFIMWLGEQISERGIGNGISLIIFAGIVARMPQAMGNTFRMMSSGEMGVFAVAVLILLMVGVIAFINFMEQGQRRIPVQYAKRVVGRRMYGGQSTHLPLKINTSGVIPPIFASSLIMFPATLASFFQDVPMMQSVASAMQPGSVIYELIFVGFIVFFCYFYTAITFNPADVAENMKKYGGYIPGIRPGKRTADYIDKVLTRITLGGAIYVSAVCVLPSVLMTKFNVPFYFGGTALLIVVGVAMDTVNQIESHLITRNYEGFLTTGRGKK is encoded by the coding sequence ATGGCAGCACCAGTAACTGGGGCCGGTGTCGGCAATATCTTAAAGATTCCCGAGCTTAAGCGGCGCATTCTGATTACCTTTGGCTTTCTGGTGGTATACCGGATCGGTGTGCATATACCGACGCCGGGAGTGAATGCGGATGCTTTGGCGGAGTTTTTTGCCCGCCATCAGGACACCATATTCGGCATATTTGATATGTTTTCCGGCGGCGCATTGGAGCGTATGTCCGTGTTTGCCCTGGGCATTATGCCGTATATCAGCGCATCGATTATCCTGCAGCTATTGACGGTAGTTATTCCGCATCTGGAGCAGCTGAAAAAAGAAGGCGAGCAGGGCCGGCGCCAGATTACCAAATATACCCGTTACGGTACGGTGGTGCTTGCCTTTGTTCAGGGCTTCGGAATCAGTGTCGGACTTGAAAATATGGCTGCACCGGGGGATATGCCGGTGGTTATCGAGTCGGGCTGGGGGTTTCGGCTGCTTACCGCCATTACCCTGACCGCAGGTACGGCATTTATCATGTGGCTGGGTGAGCAGATCAGTGAGCGCGGCATCGGAAACGGGATCTCGCTGATCATTTTTGCCGGTATTGTGGCCCGGATGCCCCAGGCGATGGGCAACACTTTCCGCATGATGTCCTCTGGCGAAATGGGCGTGTTTGCGGTAGCTGTCCTGATTCTTCTGATGGTGGGGGTGATCGCGTTTATCAATTTCATGGAACAGGGGCAGCGGCGCATTCCGGTTCAGTATGCCAAGCGGGTGGTCGGCCGTCGCATGTACGGCGGACAGAGTACCCATCTGCCGCTTAAAATCAATACATCCGGGGTTATTCCCCCGATTTTCGCCTCTTCACTGATTATGTTTCCGGCCACCCTGGCCAGTTTTTTCCAGGATGTGCCCATGATGCAGAGCGTGGCCTCGGCCATGCAGCCCGGCTCGGTGATTTATGAGTTAATCTTTGTCGGATTCATCGTCTTTTTCTGCTACTTTTACACGGCCATTACCTTTAACCCGGCTGATGTGGCTGAAAATATGAAAAAATACGGCGGCTATATCCCCGGCATCCGGCCGGGCAAGCGCACTGCGGACTATATTGACAAGGTCTTAACAAGAATTACCCTGGGCGGCGCCATCTATGTATCCGCCGTCTGCGTGCTGCCTTCGGTGCTAATGACCAAATTCAATGTCCCCTTCTACTTTGGGGGAACCGCCCTGCTGATTGTCGTGGGGGTGGCCATGGACACGGTGAATCAGATCGAATCGCATCTGATTACCAGAAACTATGAAGGCTTCTTAACTACCGGCAGGGGCAAGAAATAA
- the rpmD gene encoding 50S ribosomal protein L30, whose product MAGKLKITMIRSMNGRPEKHRKILRSMGFGKLNRTVELPDNPATRGMIEKVPHMVKVEE is encoded by the coding sequence ATGGCAGGCAAGCTTAAAATTACAATGATCAGGAGCATGAACGGGCGCCCTGAGAAGCACCGAAAAATCCTCCGAAGCATGGGATTCGGCAAACTCAACCGGACCGTTGAGCTGCCCGATAATCCGGCAACCCGCGGAATGATCGAGAAAGTACCACATATGGTAAAGGTGGAGGAATAG
- the infA gene encoding translation initiation factor IF-1: protein MAKEEPIKVQGTVIETLPNAMFKVELENKHQILAHISGKMRMHFIKILPGDTVTVELSPYDLTRGRITYRSK, encoded by the coding sequence ATGGCGAAAGAGGAACCGATAAAGGTTCAGGGTACAGTAATCGAGACCTTGCCAAACGCCATGTTCAAGGTCGAACTGGAAAACAAGCACCAGATACTCGCTCATATTTCCGGCAAGATGCGGATGCATTTTATCAAGATCCTGCCGGGCGATACGGTGACCGTGGAGTTATCCCCTTATGATCTTACCCGGGGGCGGATTACCTATCGGTCCAAATAA
- the rplE gene encoding 50S ribosomal protein L5, which translates to MSIKEYYDNEVVPKLTETFAYKNRFEVPKLEKIVLNMGLGEAIQNIKVLDSARQELKEITGQAPVITRAKKSVAAFKVREGMPIGCMVTLRRRRMYEFFDRLVNFALPRVRDFRGISGKAFDGQGNYTLGIKEQIIFPEIDYDKIDTLKGLNITIVTSAKNNEEGKELLRLMGMPFRN; encoded by the coding sequence ATGTCAATAAAGGAATATTACGATAACGAGGTCGTTCCCAAGCTGACGGAGACCTTTGCCTATAAGAATCGGTTTGAAGTTCCGAAGCTTGAAAAGATCGTTCTGAACATGGGGCTTGGGGAAGCGATCCAGAATATCAAGGTCTTGGATTCCGCCCGACAGGAACTCAAAGAGATCACCGGCCAGGCCCCGGTGATTACGCGGGCGAAAAAATCCGTGGCCGCTTTTAAGGTACGGGAAGGGATGCCGATCGGATGCATGGTCACCCTGCGGCGCCGCCGGATGTATGAATTTTTTGACAGGCTGGTCAATTTTGCGCTGCCCCGGGTACGCGATTTTCGGGGTATTTCCGGAAAGGCGTTTGACGGACAGGGCAACTACACCCTGGGCATCAAGGAGCAGATCATCTTTCCGGAAATCGATTACGACAAAATCGACACCCTGAAGGGTTTAAACATCACGATCGTTACCTCGGCCAAAAACAATGAGGAAGGCAAAGAGCTGCTCAGGTTAATGGGCATGCCATTTAGAAATTAA
- the rplR gene encoding 50S ribosomal protein L18 — MGSPHIRKALRAKRKKRIRKKLTGTPERPRLCVFRSTRHVYAQIIDDTRGITLASASTMEPEIRDGQKFESKVAAANFIGKRIGERASEKGIQAVVFDRSGFMYHGRVKAVSEGAREAGLDF, encoded by the coding sequence ATGGGTTCACCACATATTAGAAAAGCGCTGCGCGCCAAGCGGAAAAAACGCATCCGCAAAAAGCTCACCGGCACCCCGGAGCGGCCGAGGCTGTGCGTTTTTCGAAGCACCAGGCACGTCTATGCCCAGATCATTGACGACACCCGGGGCATAACCCTCGCCTCCGCCTCGACCATGGAGCCGGAAATCCGTGACGGGCAGAAATTTGAAAGCAAAGTGGCGGCGGCGAATTTTATCGGCAAACGAATCGGGGAGCGGGCCTCGGAGAAAGGAATTCAGGCAGTGGTCTTTGACCGCAGCGGGTTCATGTATCACGGCCGGGTTAAGGCGGTCTCCGAAGGTGCACGCGAAGCAGGGCTTGATTTTTAA
- the rplF gene encoding 50S ribosomal protein L6 yields the protein MSRVGKKPIQIPEKTKITYDNRVLSVQGEKGTLSMTVHPDADLDISDSELKVRVHRNDQRAKAVWGMTRALIANMVHGVSQGFERVLEVNGVGYRAELKGQGLDFHLGYSHPIHFSLPEGISANIEKNVIRLSGIDKELLGYTASSIRQLRPPEPYKGKGVKYAEETIQRKAGKTAK from the coding sequence ATGTCTCGAGTGGGTAAGAAACCGATTCAAATACCTGAAAAAACGAAAATAACTTATGATAACCGGGTGTTAAGCGTCCAGGGAGAGAAGGGGACGCTTTCCATGACCGTGCACCCGGATGCGGACCTGGATATCAGCGATTCCGAACTAAAGGTTCGGGTTCACCGCAATGATCAGCGGGCCAAGGCTGTTTGGGGCATGACACGGGCCTTGATTGCCAATATGGTCCACGGTGTCAGCCAGGGGTTCGAACGGGTGCTGGAAGTAAACGGCGTGGGCTACCGCGCAGAGTTAAAAGGCCAGGGGCTGGATTTTCACCTCGGGTATTCGCATCCGATTCATTTTTCGCTGCCTGAGGGCATATCCGCCAATATTGAGAAGAATGTGATTCGGTTATCCGGGATTGACAAGGAGCTTTTGGGCTATACAGCCTCCTCGATCCGGCAGCTGAGGCCGCCGGAGCCTTACAAGGGCAAGGGGGTCAAGTATGCGGAGGAAACCATCCAGCGCAAGGCCGGCAAGACCGCCAAGTAG
- the rpsK gene encoding 30S ribosomal protein S11, with translation MAKVKKARTRKKVKKNIESGVVHIQSTFNNTIITITDPNGNVISWSTAGMNGFKGSRKSTPFAAQLASEDAAKKAREHGMKKVEVYVKGPGPGRESALKALQSVGFTVVMIKDVTPVPHNGCKPKKRRRV, from the coding sequence ATGGCGAAGGTAAAAAAAGCGCGTACAAGGAAAAAGGTTAAAAAAAATATTGAGAGCGGGGTTGTCCATATTCAATCCACGTTTAACAACACCATCATAACCATTACCGATCCCAATGGAAATGTGATTTCCTGGTCCACTGCCGGGATGAACGGATTCAAGGGGTCGCGTAAAAGCACCCCGTTTGCCGCCCAGCTGGCCTCTGAAGACGCCGCGAAAAAAGCCCGGGAGCACGGCATGAAAAAGGTGGAAGTCTATGTCAAAGGCCCCGGCCCGGGACGGGAATCCGCGTTAAAAGCATTGCAGAGCGTCGGATTTACCGTGGTGATGATTAAAGACGTGACTCCGGTGCCGCATAATGGTTGCAAACCCAAAAAGCGCCGGCGGGTTTAG
- the rplQ gene encoding 50S ribosomal protein L17, producing the protein MRHRKSGLKLNRTASHRKAMFRNMVTSLFKYGKIKTTDVKAKEMKRWADHIVSLAKQGDLHSRRQAMSIIREKAVVHQLFSEAPERFSDRSGGYTRITKLGPRKGDAASLSIIELTGVPAASGKNQKGEEKKKKASA; encoded by the coding sequence ATGCGACATCGAAAGAGCGGACTGAAATTAAACCGAACAGCCAGTCACCGAAAGGCCATGTTTCGCAATATGGTGACCTCACTGTTTAAATACGGAAAAATCAAAACCACGGATGTCAAGGCCAAGGAAATGAAGCGCTGGGCAGATCATATCGTCTCCCTGGCCAAGCAGGGGGATCTGCATTCCCGCCGCCAGGCGATGTCTATCATCCGGGAAAAAGCAGTGGTCCACCAGCTTTTCAGCGAGGCCCCGGAGCGGTTTTCCGATCGGTCCGGCGGCTATACCCGGATCACCAAGCTGGGGCCCCGAAAAGGCGATGCCGCCTCGCTTTCCATAATTGAATTGACCGGTGTGCCGGCCGCATCCGGCAAAAATCAGAAAGGCGAGGAGAAAAAGAAAAAAGCCTCTGCCTAG